Below is a window of Clavibacter michiganensis subsp. tessellarius DNA.
GTGTGACGGATGTGATCCGGCACACCCCGCCCGCCCCGCGGGGAGGCGCAGCCGGCCTGCCGGGCGACACGATGATCGGGAGCACATGAACCAGGACCTCCACCGGAGCGCGCGCCGCTCGCGCGCCCCGCGCTCCCGCACGCGGCACGGCATCCAGGCCGTCGTCGCCGTCCTGGCGGTCCTCCTCACCGGATCCATCGCGGCCCCCGCCCACGCCGACACCTTCGCCTCGTGGGACGACGTGCAGAAGGCCCGCGGCGACGAGCAGGCGCAGCAGCGGCTCGTCCAGAGCATCAACGACGAGATCGCGTCGCTCCAGCAGCGCGTCGCCGACGCGCAGGCCCTCGTGGTGCAGCGCGGCGACGAGCACGACAAGGCCCAGCAGGACGCGGACGACAAGCACGCCGAGACCGTGCAGCTCCAGGAGAAGGTCGACGCGGCCGACGCGAAGGCCACGAAGTCGCAGGAGCAGGCCGCGGGCCTCGCCAAGCAGCTGATGCGCTCCGGCGGCCAGAACCTCTCCGGCACCCTGCTCCTCAGCGAGGGCGACGGCACCGACGACCTGCTCGACAAGCTCGGCACCATGAGCAAGGTCGCCGAGAAGTCCGACCAGATCTACGCCATCGCGATCCAGGACCGGAACGCCGCCAAGTCCCTCAGCGACCAGGCGCAGGTCGCGCTCAAGGAGCTCGACGCGCTGAACGCCAAGGCCGAGCAGCTCCTCGAGGAGGCCGCGCAGGCGCAGTCCGACCTCGAGCAGGCGCTCGCGGACCAGAGCGCGCAGAAGGCCGACGCCGACGCGAAGCTCTCCGTCATCACCGAGAACCGCGAGGCCACCGAGGACGACTACCAGGCGGGCGTCCGCAAGCGCCAGGCCGACGCCGACGCCCTCGCGGCCAGCCAGGGCGGCGCGGGCGGCGACGTCTCGCCCGGCACCATCAGCGGCACGGGCTGGACGGCGCCCCTCCCGGGCGCGAACACGAGCGGCTACTTCGGCAACAGGTTCCACCCCATCTACAAGCGGATGATCTTCCACGCCGGCGAGGACCTCGTCCGCGGCGGCACCTGCGGCGCGACCCAGTACGCCGCCCACTCCGGCACCGTCTCCTTCGCCGGCTGGAACGGCGGATACGGCAACTACATCCGCATCGACCACGGCAACGGCGTGTCCTCCGCCTACGGGCACATCATGGACGGCGGCACGCTCGTGCGGAACGGCCAGCAGGTCGTCGCGGGCCAGCCCATCGCCCGCACGGGCACCACGGGCGGCTCCACCGGCTGCCACCTCCACTTCGAGATCCGCATCAACGGGAACGCCGTCGACCCGGTGGCGTTCATGCACGGCCAGGGCGTCTCCATCACGAGCACGCATTGACATGAGGAACGACATGAACCACCTCCGCCCGACCACGGTCGTCATCTCCACGATCGCCGTGGGCGTGATCGCCGTCTCCAGCGGCGTCGCCGCGCAGACGGCGTTCGCCGCCACCGACTACCCCTCGTGGGCCGACGTGCAGGCGGCGAAGGCGAACGAGGCCGAGACGCAGGCCGCCATCGACCGCGTCACCGAGCTCGCGACCGGGCTGCAGGTGACCGCCGACCAGGCGAACCGGGCGGCCATGATCGCGGGCGAGGAGTACGCCCAGGCGCAGGCCGCGCGCGACGCGCAGGCCGACAAGCTGGCGCGCCTGGAGAAGAAGGCCGACGAGGCGCAGGCCGCGGCCCTCACCAGCCGGATGCGCGCGGGGCTCCTCGCGAGCCACCTCGCCCGGGCCGGGGGCCAGGACCTCACGGCGAACCTGTTCACCTCCGACGGCGACGACGCGGACGAGCTGCTCCGCTCGCTCGGCACCATGTCGAAGCTCTCCGAGAGCACCCAGAGCGTGTACCAGCAGGCGCTCGCGGACCGCAACAGCGCCGCGTCCCTCAGCGACCAGGCGCAGGTCGCCAAGGACGAGCTCGGCCGTCTCGCGGACGAGGCGCAGAAGTCGCTCGCCTCCGCCAACGCGGCCGCGGCGACCGCCGCCTCCGCCGTGGCGGAGCAGACGCGCAACAGCGACCAGCTCATCGCGCAGCTGGCGCTCCTCAAGGACTCCACCTCGGAGGTCGAGGCGCAGTACGTGCAGAGCCTCACGCAGCCGGTCGTGCCCGCGGCGGCGCCGGCGAGCTCCGGCGGCGCAGGCGGCGGTGGCGGGGCGGCGGCGGGCGGCGGATCCTCGTCGGGCGGCGGATCCTCGTCCGGCGGCGGCTCGTCGAGCGGCGGCGGGGGATCCTCGGGCGGCGGCGGCGGATCCAGCGCCCCGGCTCCCGCTCCCGCGCAGCCGGCTCCCGCGCCGGCCCAGCCCGCGCCCCAGCCGGCGCGTCCCGCTCCGCAGCCGGCCCCCGCACCCGCCCCGGCCCCCGCGCCGTCCGGGAACGCGGCGCAGGTCGCCATCGCCTTCGCGAAGGCGCAGCTCGGCGAGGCCTACGTCCTCGGCGGCGAGGGCAACGGCTGGGACTGCTCGGGCCTCGTGATGATGTCGTACCGCGCGGCGGGCATCAACGTCGGCGGCCACTCTGTGAGCTCGCAGTACAACACGATGCAGGCGCAGGGGAGGCTCGTGCCGTTCTCGCAGCGCCAGGCCGGGGACATCATCTTCTGGGCCAGCGGCGGGAGCTTCTACCACGACGCCATCTCGCTCGGCGGGAACACGA
It encodes the following:
- a CDS encoding peptidoglycan DD-metalloendopeptidase family protein, translated to MNQDLHRSARRSRAPRSRTRHGIQAVVAVLAVLLTGSIAAPAHADTFASWDDVQKARGDEQAQQRLVQSINDEIASLQQRVADAQALVVQRGDEHDKAQQDADDKHAETVQLQEKVDAADAKATKSQEQAAGLAKQLMRSGGQNLSGTLLLSEGDGTDDLLDKLGTMSKVAEKSDQIYAIAIQDRNAAKSLSDQAQVALKELDALNAKAEQLLEEAAQAQSDLEQALADQSAQKADADAKLSVITENREATEDDYQAGVRKRQADADALAASQGGAGGDVSPGTISGTGWTAPLPGANTSGYFGNRFHPIYKRMIFHAGEDLVRGGTCGATQYAAHSGTVSFAGWNGGYGNYIRIDHGNGVSSAYGHIMDGGTLVRNGQQVVAGQPIARTGTTGGSTGCHLHFEIRINGNAVDPVAFMHGQGVSITSTH
- a CDS encoding C40 family peptidase, which codes for MNHLRPTTVVISTIAVGVIAVSSGVAAQTAFAATDYPSWADVQAAKANEAETQAAIDRVTELATGLQVTADQANRAAMIAGEEYAQAQAARDAQADKLARLEKKADEAQAAALTSRMRAGLLASHLARAGGQDLTANLFTSDGDDADELLRSLGTMSKLSESTQSVYQQALADRNSAASLSDQAQVAKDELGRLADEAQKSLASANAAAATAASAVAEQTRNSDQLIAQLALLKDSTSEVEAQYVQSLTQPVVPAAAPASSGGAGGGGGAAAGGGSSSGGGSSSGGGSSSGGGGSSGGGGGSSAPAPAPAQPAPAPAQPAPQPARPAPQPAPAPAPAPAPSGNAAQVAIAFAKAQLGEAYVLGGEGNGWDCSGLVMMSYRAAGINVGGHSVSSQYNTMQAQGRLVPFSQRQAGDIIFWASGGSFYHDAISLGGNTIIAAPKPGDVVKIQGLWGGSDIMPYVGRPG